The following are encoded together in the Cicer arietinum cultivar CDC Frontier isolate Library 1 chromosome 2, Cicar.CDCFrontier_v2.0, whole genome shotgun sequence genome:
- the LOC101501965 gene encoding RING-H2 finger protein ATL47-like, protein MIMKTFAIMQTLTLVYTHLKWILDFLVYHPFYKLHDCHLPIFEEDYSIWNYKRTPGSEEDVDCAVCLCQIKEGDEIRILRCEHMYHINCLDKWISFKKDTCPLCRESLRPRRDTTELGAEVLLFNFGTFRTDRDCDDWWLR, encoded by the coding sequence ATGATCATGAAGACCTTTGCGATCATGCAGACCTTAACTCTAGTTTACACTCATCTTAAATGGATATTAGATTTCCTTGTATACCATCCCTTCTATAAGCTCCATGATTGTCATCTTccaatatttgaagaagattacAGTATATGGAATTATAAACGAACCCCTGGCTCAGAGGAAGATGTAGATTGTGCAGTGTGTCTCTGCCAAATAAAAGAAGGAGATGAGATTAGAATATTGAGATGTGAACATATGTATCACATAAACTGTTTGGATAAATGGATTAGTTTTAAGAAAGACACTTGTCCTCTCTGCAGAGAATCATTGAGACCAAGAAGGGACACCACTGAGCTTGGAGCTGAAGttctattatttaattttggtaCCTTCCGTACAGATAGAGATTGTGATGATTGGTGGCTACGTTGA